A portion of the Paenibacillus marchantiae genome contains these proteins:
- a CDS encoding HIT domain-containing protein, with the protein MTQDFYCDEVLSGNTKVNIVMETDKVLAYHHTRPYYKHHIVVIPKIHIQSFISQEEANNDELLLEIMRVIKKVAADMVVQTGSSKIVTNLGTYQDSKHQHWHVVSGERIQ; encoded by the coding sequence ATGACACAGGATTTTTATTGTGATGAAGTGCTTAGTGGTAATACCAAAGTAAATATCGTCATGGAAACAGACAAGGTGCTGGCTTATCATCATACCCGACCATACTACAAGCATCATATTGTTGTTATTCCAAAGATCCATATCCAATCGTTCATTTCACAGGAAGAAGCTAATAATGATGAACTATTACTGGAGATCATGCGGGTTATCAAAAAGGTTGCTGCGGACATGGTTGTCCAGACGGGTTCTTCCAAAATCGTAACCAACCTGGGCACTTACCAGGATTCGAAGCATCAACACTGGCATGTGGTAAGCGGTGAACGTATCCAATAA
- a CDS encoding GNAT family N-acetyltransferase, which yields MFEIVDIRQKPDMLQTAVQYFWKQWGSESSYHFYRDCIERSLETESDVPRFYVLLDGDRIVGGYALLRSDLNSRQDLFPWFACLHVDPEYRGKNLGGQLQNHAINEVKTKGYDKLYLCTDLTDYYEKNNWAYIGKGYLLDDEETRIYEICI from the coding sequence ATGTTTGAGATAGTTGATATTCGGCAAAAGCCGGACATGCTGCAGACAGCTGTACAATACTTTTGGAAGCAGTGGGGCTCGGAATCAAGTTATCATTTTTACCGGGATTGCATTGAGCGTTCCTTGGAAACCGAGAGTGATGTACCCCGATTTTATGTACTGTTGGATGGGGACAGGATTGTTGGAGGATATGCTCTGTTAAGGAGTGATTTGAATAGCCGCCAGGATCTGTTCCCGTGGTTTGCGTGCCTTCATGTTGATCCAGAATACCGAGGCAAGAACCTTGGTGGGCAACTACAGAATCATGCGATTAATGAGGTGAAGACGAAGGGCTACGATAAGCTGTATTTATGTACGGATTTGACGGACTATTATGAAAAAAATAACTGGGCGTATATCGGTAAAGGATATTTGCTCGATGATGAAGAGACTCGGATCTATGAAATATGCATATAA
- a CDS encoding MerR family transcriptional regulator, whose amino-acid sequence MKSIPISILLASVILGISFIVGCLLLSNQGRASESTQAVEQDVPNNNKTLMTIQETAEYLSMTKEQVMDIIKAEQGSFSASGFFEGKMFPFIKVQDQFLVSRIELELWAQDASSSHRRYINGQMY is encoded by the coding sequence ATGAAATCCATTCCGATCTCCATTTTACTAGCCAGTGTCATTTTGGGAATATCGTTCATAGTTGGCTGCCTGTTGCTATCAAATCAGGGGAGAGCTAGTGAATCGACTCAGGCAGTGGAACAGGATGTGCCGAACAATAATAAAACATTAATGACGATCCAAGAAACGGCGGAGTATCTGAGTATGACTAAAGAACAGGTGATGGACATTATTAAGGCCGAACAAGGAAGTTTCTCGGCATCGGGTTTCTTTGAAGGAAAAATGTTTCCTTTCATCAAGGTTCAAGATCAATTTTTGGTTAGTAGAATCGAGTTGGAATTGTGGGCTCAGGACGCATCTTCAAGTCATAGAAGGTATATTAATGGGCAGATGTATTAA
- a CDS encoding nucleoside deaminase produces the protein MRLSDYEYLVLALEEADQALIEGTYPIGAIIVDADGDVVSKGRNRVFSECDPTAHAEVDAIRQAGQHLLDVSKKRYTKNDLTLYSTCEPCPMCSGTILMSGIKKIVWAADDEGYGGLRRFKEGPHFIHLFDTLSCVAAPYLDLENRQRALLAQWNIGRGLLNTEWETPKQ, from the coding sequence GTGAGGTTATCGGACTATGAATATTTAGTTTTGGCTCTGGAAGAGGCAGATCAGGCGCTAATAGAAGGAACCTATCCGATTGGAGCGATAATTGTGGATGCGGATGGGGATGTCGTGAGTAAAGGAAGAAACCGAGTCTTCTCTGAATGTGATCCCACCGCACACGCTGAAGTCGATGCTATCCGTCAGGCAGGGCAACATTTGCTGGATGTAAGTAAGAAGCGATACACGAAGAATGACCTGACCCTCTACTCCACCTGTGAACCTTGTCCCATGTGTTCAGGCACTATATTAATGTCGGGAATTAAGAAGATTGTATGGGCAGCGGATGATGAAGGGTATGGCGGGCTTAGACGTTTTAAGGAGGGCCCTCATTTTATCCATCTGTTCGACACACTTTCTTGTGTTGCAGCACCATATCTTGATTTGGAAAATAGACAGCGAGCATTGCTTGCCCAATGGAATATTGGTAGAGGTTTGCTTAATACAGAGTGGGAGACTCCCAAACAATGA
- a CDS encoding cytidine deaminase: MMIITTEDLELIEAAKNVILRLYQEGKHHVGAAVRTRSGKIFTAVHLEAYIGRVSVCAEAIAIGKAISEGEHEFETIVAVRHPEVDPNDAPNGAEIQLDVVSPCGICRELISDYGKDTQVILQGEEGYSKTTIGQLLPQKYTRT, encoded by the coding sequence ATGATGATTATAACGACAGAGGATCTGGAACTGATTGAAGCAGCAAAGAACGTAATTTTGCGTTTGTATCAGGAGGGCAAGCATCACGTTGGGGCAGCAGTACGAACTCGATCTGGAAAAATATTTACGGCGGTACATCTGGAAGCCTATATCGGTCGTGTCTCAGTATGCGCGGAAGCGATTGCTATAGGTAAAGCCATTTCGGAAGGGGAACATGAATTCGAAACGATCGTGGCCGTAAGACATCCCGAAGTTGATCCTAATGATGCACCGAACGGAGCGGAAATCCAGTTAGATGTGGTATCTCCTTGCGGTATTTGCAGAGAACTGATTAGTGATTATGGGAAGGACACACAGGTCATCTTGCAGGGAGAAGAGGGTTATTCTAAAACAACGATTGGGCAGCTATTACCACAAAAATATACAAGAACATAA
- a CDS encoding inositol monophosphatase family protein, whose product MEQTIRLAQAIAERVIRRAGKVAKDHFDQITCAEEKGIFGDIVTEVDHETERMICDELSISFPDHEIHSEERGHNGQKSDWLWMIDPLDGTNNFAIGLPIFSVSITLLYRLEPVLGVIYEPLVDRLFVASRGNGASCNQNPMKVQKKEHIHKGTIGWIQGHQVQNEEKAVQLRQHLDVCFKRMMRLWAPTLQWCMLAKGDIDGIVLYNSEGDDLYSGILMAKEAGAIVMDFEGIPFEGMNSEPYLIACHPDQREYFLSVVREGMNS is encoded by the coding sequence ATCGAACAAACCATTCGTTTAGCCCAAGCGATTGCCGAGAGAGTCATTCGAAGAGCCGGAAAAGTTGCCAAAGATCATTTTGATCAGATCACCTGTGCAGAGGAGAAGGGCATCTTTGGCGACATAGTTACTGAAGTAGATCATGAAACAGAGCGGATGATATGTGATGAACTTAGCATAAGTTTTCCCGATCATGAGATCCATAGTGAAGAGCGGGGCCATAACGGACAGAAGAGTGACTGGCTGTGGATGATTGATCCGTTAGACGGAACAAACAACTTTGCCATTGGCCTACCGATATTTTCCGTTTCCATTACATTATTGTATCGTTTAGAACCCGTCCTCGGAGTTATTTACGAACCTCTGGTGGATCGTTTGTTTGTGGCATCACGTGGGAATGGGGCGAGTTGTAATCAGAACCCCATGAAAGTCCAAAAGAAAGAGCATATTCATAAAGGGACCATTGGATGGATTCAGGGACATCAGGTGCAAAATGAGGAGAAGGCTGTACAGCTACGTCAACATCTGGATGTTTGCTTCAAACGAATGATGCGATTATGGGCTCCAACCTTACAGTGGTGCATGTTAGCTAAGGGGGATATTGACGGCATTGTGCTCTACAATTCGGAAGGAGACGATTTGTATTCAGGCATATTAATGGCGAAAGAAGCAGGTGCCATTGTTATGGATTTTGAAGGGATTCCCTTTGAAGGCATGAATTCAGAGCCATATCTGATTGCCTGCCATCCGGATCAACGTGAGTATTTCCTGAGTGTCGTTCGGGAGGGAATGAACTCATGA
- a CDS encoding GNAT family N-acetyltransferase, which yields MISELNKHEFCKLRHFTDLYRNIEVKAVVSGLNPGRIYVDDAANITAALIWVKGQNGFQLVGDARSEPFLNELEDFMKEHIEPELLRLNIHTVEVGVADESWEDVLHHMAVNKELYSDIQHVFTLDSDQGMTEHLRHPGSHEGYASQNEVVRLLELDEALLKAGKFNNLSFLKDKVSRFWDNMDEFLEHGFGYIAIHGEDIASVCFSAFISDQWQAIDIETIEAYKRRNYGARVARAFVEECRIKGIHPYWSRFNF from the coding sequence ATGATTAGCGAGCTTAATAAGCATGAATTCTGTAAGTTGAGGCACTTCACGGACTTATACAGAAATATTGAGGTGAAGGCCGTGGTATCTGGGTTGAATCCTGGCCGAATCTACGTTGATGATGCAGCAAATATCACAGCAGCATTAATTTGGGTGAAGGGACAAAACGGTTTTCAGTTGGTCGGAGACGCTCGAAGTGAACCCTTCCTGAATGAATTGGAAGATTTCATGAAAGAACACATAGAACCTGAGTTATTAAGATTAAATATCCACACAGTCGAGGTAGGTGTGGCGGATGAAAGCTGGGAAGATGTGCTTCATCATATGGCCGTGAATAAAGAGCTCTATAGCGATATTCAGCATGTATTCACATTGGATTCAGACCAAGGAATGACTGAACATCTACGTCATCCGGGTAGTCATGAAGGGTATGCTTCTCAGAATGAGGTGGTCAGGCTTCTTGAATTAGACGAGGCATTACTGAAAGCTGGGAAGTTCAACAATCTATCTTTTCTGAAGGACAAAGTCTCACGCTTTTGGGATAACATGGATGAGTTCTTGGAACATGGCTTCGGATACATTGCAATACACGGAGAGGATATCGCGAGTGTTTGCTTTTCGGCGTTTATATCAGATCAGTGGCAAGCAATTGATATTGAAACTATCGAAGCCTACAAGAGAAGGAATTACGGTGCACGGGTAGCGCGAGCATTTGTAGAAGAATGCAGGATTAAAGGTATTCATCCTTACTGGAGCAGATTCAATTTCTAA
- a CDS encoding aminoglycoside adenylyltransferase domain-containing protein encodes MDEQAVLHTVSHLLQEECSDSLVGIYLHGSMAMGCFLPNQSDIDIMVVCREQLSADTYRRIAKRLMQTEDEMHIVTGFELSIVLESTVAKLTFPTPFEFHYSGYHREKYRTDDQYLCGGYEDPDLVAHLAVIVDRGIVLVGKPIKELFQPVKREYMLASITSDVGSAMEEITENPVYYVLNLSRVLLYVKESVIYSKREAGEWALIHILPKYKEVISQCLAKYNGELESVNLSDDLLLDYAKYMLDEIKGLAESGLEHGRGKR; translated from the coding sequence GTGGATGAACAGGCGGTATTACATACAGTTTCTCATTTGTTACAAGAAGAATGTTCGGACTCTTTGGTAGGAATTTATTTGCACGGGTCCATGGCTATGGGGTGCTTCCTTCCTAATCAAAGCGATATCGATATTATGGTGGTATGCCGGGAGCAGCTGTCTGCTGATACCTATCGAAGGATTGCGAAGAGATTGATGCAGACCGAAGATGAAATGCATATTGTCACAGGATTTGAACTTAGTATTGTTTTGGAGTCTACGGTTGCTAAACTGACGTTTCCGACTCCATTTGAGTTTCATTACTCGGGGTATCACCGGGAAAAGTATAGAACTGATGATCAATATCTTTGCGGTGGATACGAAGATCCGGATCTGGTAGCACACCTGGCCGTTATTGTTGACCGTGGAATTGTGCTTGTCGGCAAACCGATTAAGGAGTTATTCCAGCCCGTAAAACGTGAATATATGTTGGCCTCTATTACATCTGACGTTGGTTCAGCTATGGAAGAAATAACGGAGAATCCTGTCTACTATGTTTTGAACCTATCACGTGTTCTATTGTATGTGAAAGAGTCGGTTATATACTCCAAGCGAGAAGCAGGCGAGTGGGCACTCATTCATATTTTACCGAAGTACAAAGAAGTCATCTCACAATGTCTAGCAAAATATAACGGAGAGCTGGAGAGCGTGAATCTAAGTGATGATTTACTTCTGGATTATGCGAAGTACATGTTGGATGAAATAAAAGGTTTGGCGGAGTCTGGTTTGGAGCATGGACGTGGAAAGCGATGA
- a CDS encoding NUDIX hydrolase, which yields MGYIMELRKLVGSRPLIMAGSCVLVFNEQGHLLLQRRTDSLDWGTLGGSLEPGESLEEAAARELYEEAGLRAGAYKLITVFSGQDMYYKYPHGDEVYNVMAVYEATEIQGEPTVMDDEGLELRYFDLSIPIPEINPFTEYVLKKAGYIN from the coding sequence ATGGGATATATCATGGAGTTGAGAAAGCTGGTGGGTTCGCGCCCTCTAATCATGGCTGGTTCATGTGTGTTGGTCTTCAATGAGCAGGGCCATCTGTTATTGCAAAGACGTACAGATAGTCTGGATTGGGGAACCCTTGGCGGATCATTGGAACCGGGAGAATCTTTGGAGGAAGCTGCTGCCCGTGAATTATATGAGGAAGCTGGACTGAGAGCGGGTGCCTATAAACTCATTACCGTTTTCTCTGGTCAGGACATGTATTACAAGTATCCGCATGGAGATGAAGTATATAATGTCATGGCTGTCTATGAGGCTACTGAAATTCAGGGCGAACCAACGGTCATGGATGATGAAGGACTGGAACTACGTTATTTTGATCTGAGTATACCCATCCCAGAGATTAACCCGTTCACGGAATATGTGCTGAAAAAAGCGGGATATATTAACTAA
- a CDS encoding histidine phosphatase family protein, with amino-acid sequence MDLTFIRHGHAEHLLHYPHQLNQLHPGLTEQGKRQATELRKQIKILPEDIVLVSPTKRTIETAFLLTSSDKLTVCLLVGPRMFPQNPEFSVLRCDQIYSKDELNAHYTGLQILDFELDCWLDGINRMEEHLFEVYAGQLIQWCRKQGGSTFIISHDGMITSYRAFLGEQGLTRSDFLGEAGHYTIRDL; translated from the coding sequence ATGGATCTCACATTTATTCGTCATGGTCACGCTGAACATTTGCTTCATTATCCTCATCAGCTAAACCAGTTGCATCCGGGACTTACTGAACAAGGAAAGAGGCAGGCCACTGAATTACGAAAGCAGATTAAAATCTTACCGGAAGACATCGTTTTGGTGAGTCCTACGAAACGAACGATAGAAACGGCATTCCTCTTAACCTCAAGCGATAAACTGACAGTCTGTCTACTCGTTGGCCCGAGAATGTTCCCTCAAAATCCGGAGTTCTCTGTTCTGCGCTGTGATCAAATCTATTCGAAAGACGAATTAAATGCTCATTATACAGGGTTGCAAATTCTTGATTTTGAACTTGACTGCTGGTTGGATGGGATTAATCGAATGGAAGAACATCTATTTGAGGTTTATGCTGGACAGCTAATTCAATGGTGCAGAAAGCAGGGCGGGAGTACTTTTATCATTTCACATGATGGTATGATAACAAGTTATAGAGCTTTTCTTGGAGAGCAGGGGTTAACCCGAAGTGACTTTCTAGGCGAAGCGGGGCATTACACGATTAGAGATCTGTAA
- a CDS encoding HD domain-containing protein encodes MHGDRLENDAEHSWHLAMMALILQSHSNKEVDILKVIKMLLVHDLVEIDAGDTFAYDTVGHADKYDREIKAAHRLFGILPEEQAEELLNLWLEFEAKETNEAQFASSMDRLQPLIHNHQNEGDTWQKYNITSEQVLNRNREIENGSKTLWTYAQQIIQNSVDKGILTKSKS; translated from the coding sequence ATCCATGGCGACAGACTTGAAAATGATGCGGAGCATTCCTGGCATCTGGCGATGATGGCCTTGATTTTGCAGAGTCACTCCAACAAGGAGGTGGATATTCTCAAAGTCATTAAGATGCTTCTTGTTCATGACCTCGTTGAGATCGATGCCGGAGATACATTTGCCTACGATACGGTAGGGCATGCGGATAAATATGACCGAGAGATCAAGGCTGCGCATCGACTATTTGGGATTTTACCTGAGGAACAAGCCGAAGAACTGTTGAACCTATGGCTGGAGTTTGAGGCAAAGGAGACCAACGAAGCGCAGTTTGCCTCGTCGATGGATCGGTTGCAGCCGTTGATCCACAATCATCAGAATGAGGGAGATACGTGGCAGAAATACAATATAACAAGTGAACAGGTGTTAAATAGAAATCGTGAGATTGAGAACGGTTCCAAAACATTGTGGACGTACGCACAGCAGATTATCCAAAATTCCGTAGACAAGGGAATCTTGACTAAATCCAAGTCTTAG
- a CDS encoding Type 1 glutamine amidotransferase-like domain-containing protein translates to MTKLVLLSDLYFESNHELNQRILSLFNSDQPSIGYVPSCSDPGRNYFEHTRRYYNQLGIKSIDYYDLDLEYEENRFNTIFETDAIHLSGGNTFYFLSLLQKRNAMGLLRSYVLKGGILIGVSAGSILTTPTIEMAGYGKDADENHVGLMDKQALALVDFEFSPHWDGTEEALESLRDYARANSTTIYACKEGSGIIINGEVVESYGDAYRIN, encoded by the coding sequence ATGACCAAGCTGGTTTTGTTAAGTGACTTATATTTCGAATCTAACCACGAACTAAATCAGAGGATATTGAGTTTGTTCAACTCTGACCAGCCTTCCATCGGTTATGTGCCTTCGTGTTCCGACCCGGGACGGAACTATTTCGAGCATACGAGACGTTACTATAATCAACTGGGAATCAAATCAATTGATTATTATGATCTAGACCTAGAATATGAGGAAAACAGATTCAATACGATTTTTGAAACCGACGCGATTCATTTATCTGGAGGGAATACATTTTATTTTCTAAGTTTATTGCAGAAGAGAAATGCAATGGGATTGTTGCGTTCCTATGTGCTTAAAGGTGGCATTCTGATTGGAGTTAGCGCGGGTAGTATTCTAACTACACCAACGATTGAAATGGCCGGATATGGTAAAGATGCAGACGAGAACCATGTTGGATTAATGGACAAGCAGGCTCTGGCGCTCGTTGATTTTGAATTTTCACCACATTGGGATGGAACGGAAGAAGCTCTGGAATCATTACGAGATTACGCGCGTGCCAACTCTACAACAATCTATGCTTGCAAAGAAGGTAGCGGGATTATTATCAATGGTGAAGTGGTAGAGTCATATGGCGATGCATATCGTATAAACTGA
- a CDS encoding PhzF family phenazine biosynthesis protein: protein MSEITVYHYDAFSTVPGKGNPAGVVFHADSLSEEAMQQIAHKVGFNETVFVMSSVVADVRLRYFTPGHEINLCGHATMASMYGLKTRGLLEDKQSITIETNVGILPIQFQQDGDTINIEMKQDQPRFMPFQGDIEKLAKSINLTTDDIDLSTPIVYGSTGTWTLLIPIRKLTSFQQMKPDSSLFPEILVENSKASLHPFTQETRDSDALMHARHFSSPFSGTTEDPVTGTASGVMGAYYLEYMNSGMDQTHFVVEQGHEIGRDGKVHVSVVRNGQDMDVRIRGTAVFVEEMKVELNT from the coding sequence ATGAGTGAAATCACTGTATATCATTATGATGCTTTTTCGACGGTTCCTGGTAAAGGAAATCCGGCTGGAGTCGTCTTTCATGCCGATTCGCTCAGTGAAGAAGCGATGCAGCAGATTGCGCATAAAGTCGGCTTTAATGAAACGGTCTTCGTGATGAGTTCAGTAGTTGCAGACGTTAGATTACGATATTTCACACCGGGTCATGAGATTAATCTGTGTGGCCATGCAACAATGGCATCCATGTATGGGTTAAAGACTAGAGGGCTACTGGAGGATAAACAGTCGATCACTATTGAGACTAATGTAGGCATATTGCCGATTCAGTTCCAGCAGGATGGCGATACGATCAACATTGAGATGAAGCAGGATCAACCCCGTTTCATGCCATTCCAAGGTGACATAGAGAAGCTGGCAAAATCCATTAATCTAACCACGGATGATATTGATCTATCCACACCTATAGTTTATGGAAGTACAGGCACCTGGACTTTGTTGATACCGATTCGTAAACTGACTTCTTTCCAACAAATGAAACCGGATTCTTCTCTATTCCCTGAGATATTAGTTGAAAATTCGAAAGCTTCTTTGCATCCCTTTACTCAGGAAACCCGCGATTCAGATGCGCTAATGCATGCCAGACATTTTTCCTCGCCCTTTTCGGGAACTACGGAGGATCCGGTTACGGGAACAGCATCCGGTGTGATGGGTGCCTATTATTTGGAGTATATGAATTCTGGAATGGATCAGACTCATTTTGTTGTGGAGCAAGGGCATGAGATTGGCAGAGATGGGAAAGTTCATGTCAGTGTGGTCAGAAATGGACAGGACATGGATGTCAGAATACGAGGCACGGCTGTTTTTGTGGAAGAAATGAAAGTGGAGTTGAATACGTAA